A genomic segment from Blastococcus sp. PRF04-17 encodes:
- a CDS encoding zf-HC2 domain-containing protein, translated as MFAYRPASGGNQRAPADDQYGMPCPPSVREAISARLDGEPLGMPAAQLDAHLAACADCAGWAEQAARVTRRARLAPAAPVPDLTAAVLGALPRELPGSASAARARLAATALRLALLTVGVAQAGLAWPTLTTGAGAMSAPVHMAHETGAWNLGVAAAFLAVAAAPRLAAGALPFLGTFAALLVPVTVADLGAGHVHLDRAVAHLLLLAGAGLVAVVAWRGRSRQPRAVVSRRVTA; from the coding sequence ATGTTCGCCTACCGACCCGCAAGCGGTGGGAACCAGAGGGCCCCGGCGGACGACCAATACGGCATGCCGTGCCCACCTTCGGTCCGTGAGGCCATCTCCGCCAGGCTCGACGGCGAGCCGCTCGGGATGCCTGCCGCGCAGCTCGACGCCCATCTCGCGGCGTGCGCCGACTGCGCCGGCTGGGCGGAGCAGGCCGCCCGGGTCACGCGTCGCGCCCGGCTCGCGCCGGCGGCTCCTGTGCCCGATCTCACGGCGGCCGTGCTCGGCGCACTGCCGCGCGAGCTGCCCGGGAGCGCCTCCGCCGCACGCGCCCGGCTGGCCGCGACGGCACTGCGCCTGGCCCTGCTCACGGTCGGCGTGGCCCAGGCCGGTCTGGCCTGGCCGACGTTGACGACCGGCGCCGGGGCGATGAGCGCGCCGGTGCACATGGCCCACGAGACCGGTGCGTGGAACCTCGGCGTGGCCGCCGCCTTCCTCGCCGTCGCGGCGGCGCCGCGGCTGGCGGCCGGGGCGCTGCCGTTCCTCGGCACGTTCGCGGCGCTGCTCGTACCGGTCACCGTGGCCGACCTCGGCGCCGGCCACGTGCACCTCGACCGGGCGGTCGCCCACCTGCTGCTCCTGGCCGGCGCCGGCCTGGTGGCCGTCGTGGCCTGGCGCGGGCGCAGCCGGCAACCACGGGCCGTGGTGTCCCGACGGGTGACCGCGTGA